The following coding sequences lie in one Rutidosis leptorrhynchoides isolate AG116_Rl617_1_P2 chromosome 6, CSIRO_AGI_Rlap_v1, whole genome shotgun sequence genomic window:
- the LOC139851408 gene encoding protein BREVIS RADIX-like translates to MLTCITCSKQQVEDEGEEVGARGNKDAVKNLTNQMKDMALKASKGKPPTGPSSFKKGQKSSYTDFDTISKGVRYPYMQPGGSSSSDFNSNNGGDYEPPRQSGHLILDDDDDPIEWMAQVEPGVQITFVSLPNGGNDLKRIRFNREMFDKWQAQRWWGENYDRIMELYNVQRFNCQALDTPSRSEDGRDSTYSRLGSVKDSPMTNPLRNYYKPSEQGGNHHYSGGGIYGGVSGAKGEMPSMDASRTTTSSRDEASVSISNASDIDSEWIEEDEPGVYITIRQLVDGTRELRRVRFSREKFGEVHAKQWWEQNRERIQSQYL, encoded by the exons ATGCTGACGTGTATAACGTGCTCAAAGCAGCAGGTCGAGGATGAAGGCGAAGAAGTGGGGGCGCGTGGTAACAAAGACGCTGTAAAAAATCTCACCAACCAG ATGAAGGACATGGCATTAAAAGCTTCAAAGGGGAAGCCCCCCACAGGACCAAGCAGCTTCAAGAAAGGACAAAAATCCTCATATACAGACTTTGACACAATTTCTAAAGGGGTACGCTATCCTTATATGCAACCCGGTGGCAGTTCAAGTTCGGATTTCAATAGCAACAACGGTGGAGATTATGAACCCCCTCGTCAGTCGGGTCATTTGATCTTAGACGACGATGATGATCCTATCGAATGGATGGCTCAAGTGGAACCCGGTGTTCAAATTACTTTTGTGTCCTTGCCTAATGGTGGAAATGACCTCAAGCGGATTCGATTTAA TCGGGAGATGTTTGATAAATGGCAAGCACAAAGGTGGTGGGGAGAGAACTACGACCGAATCATGGAGCTCTACAATGTTCAAAGGTTTAATTGTCAAGCTCTTGACACACCCTCTAGGTCCGAAGATGGG AGAGACTCAACCTATTCAAGGCTTGGATCAGTAAAGGACAGCCCGATGACGAACCCATTAAGGAACTACTATAAACCTTCAGAGCAGGGAGGCAACCACCATTACAGTGGTGGTGGTATCTACGGTGGTGTTAGCGGGGCCAAGGGTGAGATGCCGTCCATGGATGCATCAAGGACGACAACATCTTCCAGAGACGAAGCTTCGGTTTCAATCAGTAACGCAAGCGATATTGATTCGGAGTGGATTGAGGAAGACGAGCCCGGTGTATATATTACCATTAGACAGTTGGTAGATGGGACCCGAGAACTCCGCCGTGTCAGATTCAG TCGTGAAAAGTTCGGGGAAGTTCATGCGAAGCAGTGGTGGGAACAAAACCGAGAGAGAATACAATCTCAGTACCTTTAA
- the LOC139855042 gene encoding uncharacterized protein, protein MGWGSIYVRRMKVFSMALLIYLDYKALKQREKWTNASEKSALWERAHERNANRIVKLIIELEGMWVKMGQYFSVRADGLPGAFPRILKQLQDSLPPRSLKEVHRTIQNELGKSMDELFTNFVEKPLATASIAQVHRATLRDGGREVVVKVQHEGIKTIILEDLKDAKSVVEWIVWAEPKFNFNPVIDEWCKEAPKELDFNKEAENTRKVSKNLGCKEECLDERPDHRVKVLMPEVIQSTERVLILEYMDGVRLNDSGALDSLGVDKRNIVEEITRAYAHQIFIDGFFNADPHPGNFLVTKSSPHQPILLDFGFTKLLSTSMKHTVAKMFLASAELDALSGDIILFLRVLNLLAGLSSALNVSVSYYRIIRPFAESALECDTNVRSADSAEWVCDSAVNSEVEGKLRQLLVQMGNVDKILGIQVCAYKDGKVIIDTAAGVLGNYDPSPVKPDTLFPVFSVTKGIAAGMVHWLVDKGKLKLEENVANIWPEFNSNGKDHIKVHHVLNHTAGMQNALASSVQDNPMVLCDWDECLKRIAMAAPETEPGQHQIYHYLSYGWLCGGIIEHASKKKFQDILEKAFIKPLKIQGELYIGIPPGVESRLATLTLDTNDINNLPEVNSPTTTSPSASTSPFMFQFDVIAGLVPLFNTLNVRRAILPAANGHCSARALARYYAALLDGGMVPPPHSSLSQPPLGAHSHLPKATSDKTTHNKKQKAKESKKEFKIFTSQKAKIHASFLGVGEYEKLVLPNGNFGLGFKRVCSQDGTLIGFGHAGLGGSTAYCDISNRFAISVTLNKLSFGSVTKDIIQFVCSELNIPIPEDYANSDATPIN, encoded by the exons ATGGGTTGGGGAAGCATCTATGTTCGACGCATGAAAGTTTTCTCAATGGCACTTCTTATCTACTTAGATTATAAG GCTTTGAAGCAGAGAGAGAAATGGACGAACGCTTCTGAAAAATCTGCGTTATGGGAGAGAGCACATGAGCGTAATGCTAACCGTATTGTTAAGTTGATTATCGAACTAGAAGGTATGTGGGTCAAAATGGGTCAATATTTTTCTGTAAGGGCTGACGGTCTTCCCGGTGCCTTCCCACGCATTTTAAAACAGTTACAGGACTCACTTCCTCCTCGCAGCTTAAAAGAG GTTCACAGAACTATACAAAACGAGCTAGGGAAATCAATGGATGAACTTTTTACAAATTTTGTTGAGAAACCTCTTGCTACAGCATCA ATAGCACAAGTTCATAGGGCAACTCTACGTGATGGGGGGCGGGAGGTGGTTGTTAAGGTTCAACACGAAGGGATAAAAACAATTATTTTGGag GACCTGAAGGATGCTAAGTCAGTTGTAGAATGGATAGTTTGGGCAGAACCCAAGTTTAATTTCAACCCTGTAATAGACGAATGGTGCAAAGAAGCACCTAAAGAACTTGACTTTAACAAAGAAGCTG AAAATACAAGAAAAGTGTCAAAGAATCTTGGATGTAAAGAAGAATGTCTTGATGAAAGACCCGATCATCGTGTTAAAGTATTAATGCCTGAAGTTATTCAG TCAACTGAAAGAGTCCTGATTCTAGAATATATGGATGGTGTACGGCTGAACGATTCTGGTGCACTTGATTCACTTGGTGTTGACAAGAGAAATATCGTTGAAGAAATTACGCGTGCATACGCGCATCAAATTTTTATTGATGGATTTTTTAATGCCGATCCCCATCCCG GTAATTTCCTTGTAACCAAGTCTAGCCCGCATCAGCCAATTTTGCTTGATTTTGGCTTTACGAAATTGCTTTCGACCTCCATGAAACATACTGTTGCGAAAATGTTTCTAGCATCTGCTGAG CTTGATGCTCTTTCAGGGGATATTATATTGTTCTTGCGGGTTCTTAATTTGCTTGCAG GGCTGTCTTCGGCATTAAATGTGAGCGTTAGCTATTATAGAATCATTAGACCATTTGCTGAATCAGCTCTGGAATG TGACACGAATGTGAGATCAGCGGATAGTGCCGAATGGGTATGTGACAGCGCTGTTAATTCTGAAGTAGAAGGTAAACTGAGGCAGTTATTAGTTCAAATGGGAAATGTGGACAAAATACTTGGAATTCAG GTTTGTGCCTATAAAGACGGGAAAGTAATAATCGATACCGCTGCTGGAGTTCTCGGAAACTATGATCCTTCTCCGGTTAAGCCTGATACCTTGTTTCCCGTTTTCTCTGTAACAAAAGGAATTGCAGCCGGGATGGTACATTGGCTGGTCGATAAGGG GAAACTGAAACTTGAGGAGAATGTAGCAAACATCTGGCCAGAGTTCAATTCAAACGGAAAAGATCATATAAAG GTTCATCACGTACTTAATCATACAGCTGGAATGCAAAACGCTCTGGCGAGCTCTGTTCAAGATAATCCAATGGTTTTGTGTGATTGGGATGAGTGCCTAAAACGCATTGCTATGGCTGCACCAGAAACCGAACCTGGTCAACACCAGATATATCATTACCTATCATACGGTTGGCTATGCGGTGGGATCATTGAG CATGCATCAAAGAAAAAGTTTCAAGATATCCTCGAAAAGGCTTTTATCAAACCCCTTAAGATTCAAGGGGAGCTTTATATTGGGATCCCTCCAG GTGTAGAATCTCGGCTTGCAACACTCACACTCGATACAAACGATATCAATAATCTTCCAGAAGTCAACAGCCCTACGACTACCTCTCCCTCTGCCTCCACCTCACCCTTCATGTTCCAGTTCGACGTAATCGCGGGCCTAGTTCCCTTATTCAATACACTCAATGTCCGTCGTGCAATATTACCTGCCGCCAACGGTCATTGCTCAGCTCGTGCACTTGCACGATACTATGCCGCCCTACTCGACGGTGGTATGGTCCCACCACCTCACTCCTCCCTATCCCAACCACCACTCGGAGCCCACTCTCACCTTCCCAAAGCTACTTCCGACAAAACCACCCATAATAAAAAACAGAAAGCCAAAGAATCAAAAAAAGAATTCAAAATATTTACCAGCCAAAAAGCAAAGATTCATGCTTCATTCTTGGGTGTTGGAGAATATGAGAAGTTGGTTTTGCCAAATGGTAATTTCGGGCTTGGATTCAAAAGAGTATGTTCGCAAGATGGAACTTTAATTGGATTCGGCCATGCGGGATTAGGTGGTTCGACTGCGTATTGTGACATAAGTAACAGGTTTGCTATTTCTGTGACACTAAACAAGTTGTCGTTTGGGTCTGTCACTAAAGATATAATTCAATTTGTGTGCTCTGAGTTAAATATTCCAATACCAGAAGACTATGCAAATTCTGATGCAACACCCATAAATTGA